In one Manduca sexta isolate Smith_Timp_Sample1 unplaced genomic scaffold, JHU_Msex_v1.0 HiC_scaffold_3322, whole genome shotgun sequence genomic region, the following are encoded:
- the LOC119192890 gene encoding uncharacterized protein LOC119192890 yields the protein MDPAFLVWIPPLEEGDILKEIDNNRKPIYEEILPLELRPDPGSNTESPEERPTSSTLKRNENRTNRSTESIKSIRKVIEKGNIIHPLNFSISDLQNSPKLPRRNKKKKVESPVGIQMNELSMSKSPVRVHRRDSDANNSTLKRVNDNARETNADTLKRSDFADIKFADENSDSSNDIKFADDSPDSNRMVDKYNVKV from the exons ATGGATCCAGCATTTTTGGTCTGGATACCGCCACTCGAAGAAGGCGATATTTTGAAGGAGATTGACAATAATAGAAAACCTATTTATGAG GAAATCCTGCCTCTAGAATTGCGCCCGGATCCTGGCAGTAACACAGAATCCCCAGAGGAAAGGCCGACATCTAGCACTTTAAAAAGAAACGAAAACAGAACAAACAGATCAACAGAATCTATCAAGTCTATAAGAAAAGTCATAGAAAAGGGAAACATTATACACCCTTTGAATTTCAGTATAAGTGATTTGCAAAATTCTCCCAAATTGCCGAGGAGGAACAAGAAGAAGAAGGTCGAAAGTCCCGTGGGAATACAAATGAATGAACTGTCGATGAGCAAATCTCCGGTTCGGGTCCACAGAAGGGACTCTGATGCAAATAATTCTACGTTAAAACGAGTAAACGACAATGCTAGAGAAACTAACGCTGACACTTTAAAAAGGTCAGATTTTGCTGATATTAAATTTGCAGATGAGAATTCTGACTCGTCGAATGATATAAAATTCGCAGACGACTCGCCAGATAGCAATAGGATGGTTGATAAATACAATGTTAAAGTATAG